In the genome of Megalops cyprinoides isolate fMegCyp1 chromosome 18, fMegCyp1.pri, whole genome shotgun sequence, the window GCCTTGTTAGGCTGTCCTGCAGAGTGAAGCTTTTCCCACAATGTGCACAGCTGTATGGTCTCTGTCCAGTGTGAACACTCTGATGCCTTTTGAGAACATGCAACTGAGTGAAGCTCTTCCCACATTGTTCACAGCTGAAAGGCTTCTCTCCCGTGTGAATTAGCTGGTGTATTTTAAGATGACTTCCCTGAGTGAATCGTTTTTCACAGTACATACAAACATACGGTTTTTCTCCTGTATGAATTCGCTGATGTCTTCTTAGGCTGTCTTGCAGAGTGAAGCTTTTCCCACAATGAGCACAAATGTATGGTCTCTGTCCAGTATGAACACTCTGATGTCTTTTGAGAACATGGACATGAgtgaagctcttcccacactgagTGCAGCTGAAcggtttctctcctgtgtgtatAAACTGGTGTATTCTAAGGTGACCTTGCTGACTGAAACTTTTCCCGCAGTATGAACAACCAAACCGTCTTTCTACTGAGTTAGCTTTGTGATGAGCCTTGTATCTTTTTGATAAACTGCAGCTGTCATCACATGGGGAATGTCTGTTCATATATGGTCCAGGTATGTCCATGTTTAACTTGTCTGTCCCAGTCCTGCTGGTCAACTGATAATGGTTTTCTATACGTGtgtgctgctgcagcctcagaAGATTTATAATGTCCTGAGGAGGGCACACTGTAGAAAGACCTTTCGGCTGCACTTGTTCTCTCTCCTTACCTTGTCTGGACAGTACAGTTGGTGAATGCACAACCTCTGCACAGTCCCCATCACTGCAAGTTAAGGACATCTCTACCTCCTGTTTGATGTGTAGAGATTCCGTGTCAAATGATCCTAAAGATGCCAGACTGCAGCGTGCCTGCGTGGTATGAACAGGATGCTGGTCTCTCAGAATTACAGGACACTGTGAGCCCTCCCTGTGGGAGTCAGTGAGGCCTGGATCTCTGCTCTCTGTTCCTGCGCCTGTGAGTGCTGACCCCAGAGGACTGACGTGCATGGGAGAGCCTGAGTGACTCAGAGTCCCTGCACTGTTTTCATTCTCCTCCTCGGACTTGTGGACCACCTCCAGTCTGTTGAGCAGCTGTGCAGCCTGGCTGGTGGCGTGTGGCTCTGTGAACTCTTCTGCAGCTGCAGGCATTGCGGCCCACTGGCCCTTAGGGCTCACTGCAGGTGCAGACATTGTGTCCCATTGGCCCTGAGAGCTCtctgcaggtgcaggtgtggCATCCCACTGGTGCACAGAGAACTGCTGTTCACCTTGAGGTttcttcccttcctctttcagagCACTAGACTCCATTACACCTGAAgttaatgcaaaaacacacattgttcAATGGACAATTACACACGTTACAACAAAATAAGAAGGAAACGTTACACTCTAATTCCCATCTACAGAAATGATTGGAATACAAATCTAATCCACATCTGCTCTGCGTTTTCCCATGGCAAGCCTTTTCCAATTAAAAAGTAAACTTTCACAAGGCTCTATTTTCCCTAGGTCACTGTCTGCCTGCTATCAGACCTTGACCTTCATAAAGAAGGATTATTGCAAACCAGAATAATAAGATACCATTTCcatgttatttaaatgtcacattaataTATAAAGGGCAGCATACTGGAGACATCACATGTTTAGTTATTTTAAGGCCCTTTGTACTCACTTTGAGTGATTTAATGTTCCAAAAACAGATTCATTTGATTCCTGTAGCAAATTATCAGtagcacatacatacattcaagCACTAATGAATTCCTACTGTGGCCATTTAATAAAATCAGTTAAGTACTGAACACCTTAGGTAGGGAggtaaaataattcaaaatcaCTACAGAATTGTgccacaaaaaaatgtaatttctgcacatacagtatttcttcACTCCACCTTATGTGATGTATGAGCTGAATACTTATTTCATATCAATTTTCGGTGGTTTTAATTCCATCATACTTAATCTTTCCCAAAACGGGACTCAAATTCTAACACAACACAAGATCTGCATCCACCCACATAGTGAACAATGTCTACACATGTTTACTCAAAATATCAGTCCTATCCTGAGGATCCTGTGATTTAGCCACCAGTGTGTGCCAGGCTACTTCCTCCTATGTCAGCTGCACAATCTATGTCTGCCAAATGTAGTGTAATCATGGCCTGGCCACAGTGAGTACTAGGGTGCCAGCATTGCCTGGAGTGACTCACGTCTACTCAAAATGTTGACTCAAACCTTAAggtcagaggtggaaaaccccggcttaagaaagtaaaagtcctgccatgtatttgttccacctttgcactacaccagctgaatttaattagcacaactcttcagccaggtagaggagctaattagtgaaatcaccttgtttagtgaatggctagaacgaatacatggtaggacttttacttctgaagctggggttttccacctctgcttaAGGTCATCTAATGACACGTGAGCCATATGTGAAGGGTTGAAGTGGCTCAGTATTGATTCATATGCAACGTGATGTGTATGGGGTTGAAATGACTCAACAGTGAATCATGTGTTATTTGATGTGTGTTGGGTTAAAGTCAGAGTAAAAACTGTGTTTCCTGTGGTTTACCCTGGCCTTTATCCTCTAGTCTTCCCCTTGAGTCATTACTCTCCATGTCCTCAGGTCTTTCCTCCTTGATTAAAACTGATTCAGGCAAGTAATCCTCCATGTCTGCAttctgtaagaaaaataaaatgatctttATGAGTCATTAAATACTATTGTCAAATTTTAGttaattatgtattcatttagcacatgagcttaattaaataaatgcatatcaTGAGACAAAAAAGAATGCATGTACTGTGGACAATGGAAAagttacatttaataaaaatttcatttaagaaaaaagtccatagacacagagaaaaaggtTGAAGATGACTTCTCTTTATGAGGGgttattttgtgtgaaattttcAGTGAACTATCCATGTGATCAGTCTCAATTGTTGCTTTATCAAACCACGCAAAGTATTTCTACTCAGCAAATAAGTCTCTCTTCCTGGTTTTACTGTGCCGCATGTACCTGGAATCCTGCAAGCTAATTCACTATTATAATGCTTtcccacacaaaaatgttataGACAATACAGAAGAACACAAAGATGTGTTCTAGCTCTCCAGGTGCAGAAGTGCTCTGGTATATCTGACACATGCCTTGATATTTTGTACACACAGCATGGATCGCCTCAGTCCACTTCTCTTCTCCAGTTACACTGCTGACAATCCAGTGTACAACTGGCTTCCCAACCACTATGCTTACAGCTATCAGGGTGCAGTGCTGCCCTTTTCTGAAAGTCAGTGCCTTTTTAAGTGTTTACAGCATCTTCAGGTCAAACAGctagaaaataaatgaaaattagaCCTAGTGCTGACCGAAAAATCGTGAACAATTCACCTATCACAGGGCTGCCCAATCTCgctccctttgttttggccCATGAGCTATGTGCTCCCGCCGCCACGTTCTTCCAGGTAAGATGACGCACCCCTTAAAACTGATGCtccaccaatgagcggaaaggggcaggggcgtagcGAGCGCTGGTTGAATAGAATACCGAGGTGACTACGTCacactggtgtcggaagtaaaattccccattcattttcaaagtcaaagtcaaagtcaactttattgtcaattctccaatatgcacaggacatatggaggattgaaattgcgtttctctcaggcccacggtgacaatacaacagttcgacattgtgacactgagagacatgaacaagaattttcacagaaacgagctacaaatatttacagcaagggcatcaaggcacatggtaggtttagaaatataaaaaataaatataaaaatataaatataaatacagattccacaggaatatgatgtagactgttatataagtaaagtgactgtgcagatctgtgtgagtttgcgtgtgattaatgttgggagtagggatgggtggagaatagtccaggcttcagtatgggggggggtttcaaagttcagttctgtgttggagcagatggctgagggagggaagagagttcaacttcctaacagcctggtggatgaagctgtccctcaaccttgaggtacgggcctggaggcttctgaatctcctccccgatgggaggggactgaagagcgtgtgcgaaggatgagtggggtcagcagcaatgctctgtgctttacgggCTAGGCGTGTGTTGTAGATgtccaggagggaggggagtgaggcaccagagatcttttctgctgcatccactacGCGCTGCAAGGTTCTCCTGTTGGCGGTggtgcagctcccaaaccacacagtgatgcagctggtaaggatgctctcaatggtgccacggtagaaggagcacatgatgggaactggggctgtggctctcctcagtttgcAGAGGAAGTAGAGACATTGCTTTcttggccagtgatgtggtgttgtttgaccaggagaggtcttctgttatgtgcacacccagaaacttggtgctactcaccctctccacagctgcaccattgatggtcagaggatgatgctgggtgtgctctctcctgaaGTCAACGACCATCTCCTTTGCTTTCTtcacattcagggagagattgtTGTCGCCACACCACTTGGCAAGTTGGCTCACCTCTGTCCTGTAGTTAGCCTCATCTTTGTTTGTGATGAGACccaccacagttgtgtcatccGCAAacttgatgaagatgttggagctgtactttggtgtgcagtcatgggtCAGCAGCGTAAAGAGAAGGGGGCTAAGCACACATCCCTGAGGGGCTCCAGTGTTCAGTATGATGTTGCTGGATGTGTGGTTGCCGACCTGAACTGCCTGTGGTCTTCCAGTGAGGAAGTCCAGTAACCAGTTGCATAGTGAAGTGCTAAGGCCCAGGtgatccagtttctgaattaactgcatggggatgattgtgttgaatgctgaactgaagtctatgaacagcattctcacatatGAGTCCTTCTTTTCCAGATGGGTGAGGGCTGAATGTATAGCAGTGGAGATTGCGTCATCTGTGGACCGGTTGGCTCGATATGCAAACTGGAATGggtccagggagggagggaggatggatTTGATGTGCTGCATGACTAACCGTTCGAAGCACTTCATTAAGATGGGCGTCAGTGCAACAGGGCGGTAGTCATTGAAGCTGGATGGAGATGGCTTCTTTGGCACAGGTATTATTGTGGTTGCTTTGAAGCAGGTAGGGACAACTGCCTGGCTCACGGAGGTGTTGAAGATGTCTGTAAAGACATCTTTGAGCTCCTCTGCACAGTCCTTCAGCATACGGCCAGGTATGTTGTCGGGCCCAGCAGCTTTGCGGGCATTGATTCTGGAGACGGAGCTCTTCACGCTGGCTGGAGATAGGCACAAGACCTGGTCATCAGGAGGGGGTGGTGATTTGTGAGCAGGTGAGGAGTTGTTTGCTTCAAAGCGTGCGAAGAAGTTATTGAGGTTGTTATcatagacttttttttaaaacgcacttttgaagtacttctagtgatttatggcttaccatcAATTTCcggattatatattgtgatcccaacttgagacttatattgtttattttaattgtttcaaaCTAAATTTTACgtactttaattttttttttattttatatgctagtacaaccacgggctaaaaactacacgtccCATGAAGCCACGGAGCGTTCTCATTCCCGCTCTCcggccttgctagctagagtgtggctaatcatcGCTGTAGCGgctaacttgcaagctcgtTCTTAGCAGTCATCGCTATCAGCAAGCTCATCGTTAGCAGCATTGGTGTCTTTTAGCcataagccgttttcacatatgaactccggacaaagtgcggagaatcagggCCGGAgattggccggaattgccctttcacacatgtagcacacaacaggagattgtccgtgacagacgcgttctcacctactggaaatattccggtttggtttaggtgaggggcggcgcctgggtagagcgtgcaggaggcaggacattCCCGGAGTATTccctgtaggtgagaacgccTGTGtcatctcctgttgtgtgctacatgtgtgaaagggctgTTCCAgccaagttgcggacctgattctccgcactttctccggagttcatatgtgaaaacggctatCGCTATCAGCAATAGCAAGTTCATCGTTATTAGCAATGGTGTCGCTTAGCCATATCATCTTCTTCAAAGATGAGACCCGAGGTTTTCAGCAAAATCATTATAAAAcagggcatgtggaggaatCTAGTTATTTTGAGGGGCCATATCATCGGTTTGGTCAGGGCGAGCATGAGGGATAAGAACTACAGGGTGTCGGTGAGTGTAGGccagtgtaacgttaggtagcacAGCTAACcagttatctagctagcaaagtcaggttaccacatcatcacccatcgAACTTGCTAAGTGGACCGATTGTTAGCCcacgattttgaatgatgaaaaacgccggaagcctttgagacatatctacagtcagaaacaccttgatgtttaCAAAAAGATAATTCTGCTTACACGTGTACATTTGGGCACTCAAGTcgagtgaaaatgcacattaagttagctacatttgatagacGTCTCTCTGATAACATTCACGgtttccataatgtaaaactattttggaaatctgaaaaatctgcagtccgggacaaagcactgaaccattttataacgATTACGGTTGTCTGTTAGCTAGCCAACTACCAACCGCCGTCATCGTCGTCCACTAGCAAACCTGAGCTCAGAACCAACGGTTTTCTAAACTGAACATCCCAGAATGCCCGAatgagatggtggtatctgatttgtcaggacgtTCCCCCCGCATTGCTCTATTGGATATGTCGTtcgaaaagtggactacaagtcttaaatcttaacattttcggaaaatatcgaaacatttgatgagtccaaatatatcctcataccgaacaggttaattcaggaaattcccagctcctgaaatgaatccgaacttgagaaaaaatgcatagtgtgcgaagcccattgtaatttcCCATAAGGAAAAATTTGTATATGGTTGATATGGTTGATTCCAATTATCCAGATATtagtttagctagttagttagctagctatctagctagcttgctctaggttagctagctagctagctagctagctagctagctaccgaAGTACTCAATCTATGGTCGATCTCCATGTTTGCACGGACTAAATGGCTTATCCATTAGTCACTTTTAATAAGGCCTTcttcttagctagctagcttacttGCCGTGATAAcggcacacagctaacattgaaAACTTGTCTCGTTTTATTTAGCGTTAATAAAAAAACGGGGTgacaatgcattattttactTAGGTTAGATGGGCGTGTTGTTGGTACGCTTACGCAACTAAGCTCTCTTTGAACTAATCGTGACGTGACTTTGTCGGTGTCAGAGGATTACATACGAAcatgtgtcattgaaaactgctgtgcaacatgccttaacagtgaaagcattcatgaaattatggtatctttttattgaaataaacgttcatttctcagtcctcccaaaTGAACCATCAGATGATGGGCACACAGAGGGGGCCGGTAAAAACTTTTTTGACGGTCCACCGGGATTTGTCCCGGCATGCCCGATGGCCAATACACTACTGGTTGCCAGCCATCAGTTTCACCAGGCAAAGTCTTTATGCCTCAAGTGtaactgcaatttatattttaactaaaaaaacatatatatattaacatatgcatataacacTGATTTAGGCATAGAAAAAGGACACTGAGGGAGTCCAATCAGACTTagtttctctatatatctggCCCTTTCTTCGGGCAGAAAGGTATTGAAATAGGCtggctttgacattttttgttaaagCTGTTTCCCATTCACTCCCGTTCAGCTTCGCGGAATGTTTTCCCCCACGGGGGGCGTGGTATTCCCTCCGATGACGCATTGCGCTCTGTCTCTatggccctcaaaacaactgaattcctcgacatgccctgatttataatggttttcgcCCCGCTGAAAACTTCGGGTCTCATccttaaagaagaggagaatatggctaagcgACACCATTGCTAATAAAGATGAActtgtgtagcagagctgaagtgattagctcgtgtgagtcctgcgtaaaagcCTTAGGTggcgggtagcaggtagccgagcggttgcagcggctacgtcacttccccgagacctggttgccgacaggctaagggcaaattgcctttagctcaactggcaacgacgctggccttaaggggttggcagcgagcagtgagaacctcggttcgaaattcgctcgctcgccgaccgACGTATCATTGTattaaacacaacgcaagataccacccgttgCACTTGCTATTGCTGATAGCGATGACTACTAAAGACGAACCTGCAAGTTAGCCGCTATAGTGATAGCTGATAGCgatgattagccacactctagctagcaaggccggagttttgctttttttgattactggccacatgtcaatgtccatggaccaagcagataatcatttgttttactcccAGTTTCGCAGTTTCCCGTACTAAACGCAGTCATGTTGCACTCGGTCCAACTAAGGGAGCGTATTATGGTGGGAAAGTGACATCGACGCATACCCTCTATACGTGTgtttgtgataaactacagtcaGCCCGATTTCAAGTGACgtcaaataaaaagatgaaatcgtgttacacgctatcaaaaccgattcccgacaaggttccctttggaaaaagcactaacTCTTAACaacactctgccaagtgtttacttacaataaactgctaaccgtggaaacaaactgtggctatttctgcgcaggaacaagtgttgaaattgatggctaaaatgcatgttttattttaagttgacgcgatctcagtaaggaaaccaaactattgccatttcagCCACACAAGCCAGTacgaaatcactaccaattagaCAAAACAATTATcccaaacctggcagcccgggttagcggattctgttgtatttccgaccaataatctgttgttggtgttattagttagtCAACGTTactatataaaacataattaccaaatcgttccgttatttcatttctttattcaatgaGCATAGGCTAatcaatgtttggggtctatgttagcagtgtacctattaaagcagaaaggcATAtgaactgtatagctaatatgcatacttcagtatttgtttatttatcgcaAGTCGTATCATCatcgcaatattgaacaatgttatcgcacatTGCAGGTTttcctcatatcgtgcaggcctaaTTAGACGGCAGCCTTCTACTTCAGGTAAGTTCAGTGCTTTGGTGGAAATCAGCCTTGTGTGGTCAAATAAGATAGCTAGGTATCAACTCGGACAATAGTCCTGGGTGGCTAGAGAGATGGCTACCCGTAGAACGTGGGTAGCTTGGGACGGGGGCTTAGTTGGTTATGGGTATCCATAGTAACTATGGCAAGGAGTTTTAACATTTACTCAACCTTCCCATTATCAACACTGCCTGTGGAATACCCCATGCAAATAACTGATTGCAACCTGTCTCCGGTTGATCGCATTATAGTTCGGTTTGAAGGCAACACCAATTACtttgttatcattatcatttgaAAGCATGAGTCACATTTCACAAAGCGACACTACTCTTTGACATCAATGTTTGTATTCCTGCATATCAACGTGTTGGTCGTTGATTGAAACAACAAAGTCGCATAGTCAAACATTTCTCATGTCTTTTGCAAACTAGCTGGAAATCAAACAGTCAGGTTAAGTCTTTTAAGTGGAGACACATGCAAATGTTATTGTAAAAGGAGACACTTGCCTTCCATTTACCTTTGAATTGACACCAGTCAATCTATGTTTCCACTACAAATTAATTGCACCACAATTACACATCTTTCATGTGTGTGTCCTTGCAATCTCAATTGCATGTATCCCCACTTACATTGCAAATGTCTCCTCTGATGTTCCTATTTGCATGTGTCACATCACAGAATCTTGGTTAGCAGACCTGTTTTGCATTACACTAAGCAGTGAAAGTGGTTGATATCAGGGTATCTTGACTGCAGACAAATAAAGTTAAATACTAACAACCTCATGATTGATATTAACAGTGTAACTGCTTGGCCTGCTCAATAGCTTGTCTCAATGTGAAGGTTTAATGTCCTTGATATCAAACTTTATGTATTCTGTTGCAATAATAGTATGGTTGATTACAACATTGCATATACTGATGGCAACATTGTCCTGACCAATTACAGTATGTGTCCTCTGTATATCAACCAGTCAAGTTCTGATCACAGTTAATTACTGGTACAAAACGAAAGCAAAAACAATCTCTCTTTCCACTTATTTCACActactgaaaaaatatttgtgaatgaaCCAAGCATACTGCACTCCCACTTTAGAAGACAGGAAGGGAGAAGGGAGTGTCTGCCCAATGAAGTCAAAGGTGGGTTGAGCTTGAGGTGTAAACAAAAGTAGTTCTTTGTACTGTGATGGATGTAGAATTGAAGATGCTGGTAAACAAGGAAGGACGGGGAACTAACTCATTGAAGAAAGAGCCAATACACAAATAGACATATGCATGTGTCGGTCATGTTGGTGAAGTATGCACTACATACCCTAACAAAGGCAGTTCAACCACAAAACCCGGACAAAAGGGCCCATAGGTCGCACACTCCTGCCTATTTTGCTCTGCAGTTAAACGCTTTTGTTGGCCAACCACCAACAAAAACTCTACATTGGTTTATTCAGGCTCATTCATGTCAAGATTGATTTTGACTGTAAttctcttttatttgtttgtaaaacTAAATGCAATTCAAATGTTAGTACAAGTAAGACATAAGACCAGCAAGCAACAACTCCATAAGTAGTCGTTTTAAAAGACGCATCGCAAACCTTTGCACCACCAAATCGATTGAGAGCAGAGCTCTCTCGCCCTCCAGCGCTTCTCATCCAACATTGTCGAGCTGACCTGAGTTCGCCTTCCATCAGCTGGAGTTTCCGCCTcagcagtttattttctttctggcTTTGTGATATTTCCAAACGTAAAACAGCAGAGCCGTCATCCACAAGTTTGCTAATGTCTGCCACCGCCGCTTTAACCAGTACCTCCATTATGGAGGCTAACTGGGactgaaaaat includes:
- the LOC118793285 gene encoding zinc finger and SCAN domain-containing protein 21-like, with the translated sequence MLKFRLVIVQTLQAQNQHIERNSKVIDGFERRVKWSGGNFKMSNCVIFQSQLASIMEVLVKAAVADISKLVDDGSAVLRLEISQSQKENKLLRRKLQLMEGELRSARQCWMRSAGGRESSALNRFGGAKNADMEDYLPESVLIKEERPEDMESNDSRGRLEDKGQGVMESSALKEEGKKPQGEQQFSVHQWDATPAPAESSQGQWDTMSAPAVSPKGQWAAMPAAAEEFTEPHATSQAAQLLNRLEVVHKSEEENENSAGTLSHSGSPMHVSPLGSALTGAGTESRDPGLTDSHREGSQCPVILRDQHPVHTTQARCSLASLGSFDTESLHIKQEVEMSLTCSDGDCAEVVHSPTVLSRQGKEREQVQPKGLSTVCPPQDIINLLRLQQHTRIENHYQLTSRTGTDKLNMDIPGPYMNRHSPCDDSCSLSKRYKAHHKANSVERRFGCSYCGKSFSQQGHLRIHQFIHTGEKPFSCTQCGKSFTHVHVLKRHQSVHTGQRPYICAHCGKSFTLQDSLRRHQRIHTGEKPYVCMYCEKRFTQGSHLKIHQLIHTGEKPFSCEQCGKSFTQLHVLKRHQSVHTGQRPYSCAHCGKSFTLQDSLTRHQRIHIGEKPVFPPQLYGAAGLPLQDYSAPMLNLNFELF